The genome window CAGGCACTAAGACACTCACATATGTACAGTACGTTCATGTGCTagcgcgcacacgcacgcacgcacacacacatgcacacacatacacagcatctCAGTTAGACTGCAATACAGATGTAATCCAATGATATCAAGTTTTCATTGAAAAAGACTGTCTAAGAGGGCCTACGTTGAATATCGATTTCTTTGTAATGTGCATCCCACAAAGGCTGTTGCCTCTAAAAGCCTTGGCGAATGCTGGATACACAGCACTCTACCTCTGCTTCCTATACACACTGCCAACTATCAAAGACTGTAcagagaagggggaaaaaaaaggtaaaggGCTGAGGTTACAAGCTGTAATGGCCTGAGACTAGTCTGTAGTTAAATGGTTTGCTTTACTCCcccaaaaaagagaaacaaaactcTTAAAACAACACATTGGCAGAATATTTCAGATCCAGCATTTTCAACGCATATGTGTAATGACGGATATGACGTCTGTTTCTCAAAACATGTCTTTCACTTGATCCTGTGATCTTTGCAAATCAGTGCAGACTGTGAAACTCTACAAGCTGTCACTATGTCACTGCACCAATGAGAACAAGGCAAATTGCTTCACATTTATTGCAACTGGAGATTAAATAAAGATACATGATGATTAGATGTCATGAATATATGATGTTCAGCGTCTTACAGCAGTTATTTTCTGATGAAATGTTATAACTGGCATGTTTCTTTGGACATTTTACCAACTTCCCCTCAACCCGCCTCATCTCCTTCTTCTTCGTTTTGTGATTTCCCACATTTCCCCGCATGCCTTTCAACAACCCACAGAGAACGGGCACAAATTTGCTGCATTCAGCTGTGGGTTACACGTGTAGGTGGAAAGAGTGATAGCAAGAGGTTTTCcagtaaagaaaaaagtcacGCCTCCTTTACTGTAAACCTCAACATGCCATGTGGCTGCATTGCACTGTGGACTATACATGTGTCTGCCttttctgtgatggatttctctTGGTGTGATTAATGAATGTTGCAGCAACCTGCTTTTAGATTCTGAGGGACAGATAATTTAGATAGCTGAAAAAACTTAGCGCGatcaaactccattgtagctgtgctgaaaatgtctcaaaatgacatcacatcatatacagtatgttggACCAATTATCCACCACTGGATAAAATGGGCCGCCAAATGCTAATGTTTTAACAACCTATAAGCGCTTCAAGGTGGACTGATTCTGCTCAAAGGAATTCCATCCACaggtgaaaggaaaaaaaagctgttttgacAGCTGGCACACAGTCAAAAGCCAGAGGAAgagtgttatatatatatacatgtgtgtgcatgtgtgtgtgtgtgtgtgtgtgtgagagtaccTTGATGTATCTCTCATGGGGGACATACTGCAGGACGATGGGCTCCATGGTGAGGACGTTGGCAAACTGCACCTCGGGGATATAGAGTGCACACACAACGTGGGCCCAGCCTGACGGTGACATCAGCGGTGGTTAGAGAAGTAGCATGCAAATGTGGGTACAGGCATGCAAAAACGccagcacacacaaaatacactgaGAATCTGAAAGCTATGGAACACCGAGCTAATACTGAGTTGtaggggtgggaaaaaaatcgaTTCACTTAAGATTCACGATTCcttttttgaattattttttaactacTTAATGTATTTTAAGTAAagatattggtatcatatgaaactaggcCAGTggtccccaacccagtcctcaaggatcccctgtcctgtcctgcaggttttcgcatcagctctactctttcacacctgatcatgtaagggcttcatgctgattgttGAAACaaatctacctgaacagggcatgcaTAAAGGTGTGTGGGCCTTAACTGGGTCAGGTGtacaagagtagagctggagcAAAACCCTTGAGGACTGGGATGGGGACCACTAAACTAGACAACGCAAGGAATCCATTACTACCAAGCATGTCACGCTATGTTGTTGGCAAGTGGACTAAATATCGCTCCCAATCAGGCTACATTTCAGTGAGGGAAAAACTAGCACTTTCaacggggtcccttgacctctgacctcaagttttctgaatgaaaatgggttctctgggcgcCCATGGGTCTCCCCTCTCCAGACAGGCCCACCTGtgttaatcccatgcagtttgggccacaaaccatgaagtacaaatgtgttgtggcctgttgtaaactggtgtgtttgtgcagactggggcctaaacagtcttggagttgcatcagttggctttgactggaaagctgagactcttgtggattcaatgagccacatttgagtcatgtgtgatgatgttaacAGTCCTCATAGTAGCCATGTCATTGTAGTTTGACCATATTTGGAACTTGACattactgtataaaatgacctatcaTGACCTTAAGATATTCACAGCTTCATGAGATTTTATTTCCTCAAACTAGAGAATAATTCAAAAACCAAAAATCACAATAGATTGTAATACataatcacaatacatatcgaATTGGCATCCAAGTATCAGGACAACATTAAAATAGGAGATAACCATATCGTCCCTGCTCTACTGAGTTGCACCCCCTCTTGCACAATCTGTGTCTAAACTGTCTGTCAAGCACTTCTTGAACCTGTCTCATTTCCTTCGTCTCTCCCAGCGTGTCTCATTCAAACTGTTCAACACTTAAAACATAAGAAGGGGTGAGTACGTTTAGATAGAGTTTAGGGTTTGGAGTAACAAGACAGGAGCAGTGTTCCCAAGTTTACCTCCGCTGTCTGTCCTCTTGAGGGCGCCATCCTTGTGGGGGCACAGTTCACATCTCTGGGGTAGGAGAGAAAGTGCCATCAGCACCAAGAGGTGATAATGAGAGAAATAATGAATGACATGTCCTGTGTGGGCTTGGTGGAGGCTTCACTTACCACGCGCGCCGCCCTCTCCTGTGACTCACACTTACGGCAGAACCACGGCCCTGTGGGCACCTGAACAATGCCATAGcatgctgtgacacacacacacacacacacacacacacacacacacacgtggtaGGTCAGTTATATCATATTCATTACTTTGTAAATCTTTTCCTTCCTGTGTTTCTCATTCAAACTGTGTAACACTTTCACAATATGGAGATACACACATGAGTATGTGCAGGTTTACATACAGTGCAGGCATATGTgtacccccaccccaccccctttctgtgtctcaccttctttctgtcttactctttattttgcaaaacatgACACAACCAAGTATTTTTTGCCTACTTTGTTCGGTTTCTTatactgtgctgtgctgtctcCAGCTGTTTGCGACTGTATGGCTGTCTTCTTGGTCAAGTCTCTCTCGGATAAGATATTCCCAGTGTAGTGGAACTTACTTGGTTAAATATAGACTAGCCTAAGCATAAAAAATGATAGCACATCGCAAATGATAGAGTCTACGAACACAGCTCACAACTCGGTGCGTCAACTTCAATTTCATCTGCCTATGCTGCCACTCTTCAAACACTTCAGACACTTGATGATTTACACCTCAGCTCTGCTAACTTTCAGGgacaaaaaacatctttgcCTCAAAAATGGCTGAGGAGGGAAGAGTGAAGTCGGGCCGGCACACAGCTAGCAGCTTCGGGGGTTAGTCCGGGAACAAGTCCAAACAGCTTCTGACCCTCTCATAGCTGCATTTTGCGATGCATTACAGCAACAAAGCATGTGGACACAGTGCGCTAACAAGGTAACAATGTATCCAAAACGGGCCTCGCCGGGTTTGTCGTAAACGCCTCTTGCATTACGTGTGGTGACTTTGAACCCAAAAGGGCCACGCGCATCCGAACCCGAGGCGCGCGGCGGCGCCATAAGGCTCGGTGTCATCCTGCTTGGCCCTGTGTGTCTAACCATGTCAGCGCGCGTGCTGAAAGGCAACAAGAAACAACAAACACCCCaacccctcccacacacacacatagcgcgcacacacacacacacacacacacacacacacacacacacacacacacgcgcacgtaCGCACGCAGGCAGCGACCTACCAGCCTACCTAGCTACACCTACCGACCTACCGACCTACCTCCAGCCGCCGGCCCATCCCTCAGAGCGGCGCGCTCAGTACAGAGTAACGGCAGTTACCTTGGTGCACAGCGACGCTGCAGCCGTGTCCATCACAGTAAACCAGCGGGTTCTCAGCCCAGCCTCTCTCGTCTGAACACACGCAGCAACCTCCGACCATTTCCCGCATGCTGCTCCCATATGAAGAAATGTCTTCTCGACCTCAGCTCGGCGACGACTCACTTCTCGCCCAGGGCTGTCAAGTGGTCCCCGACTTTATCACCGTGTCGAGCATATTCGTGGGTCGTTATGTCGCGCAATTTTGCGCAGTGGAGAAACGAAATCTCAGCGTGGGGTTTCTGGTGCTGCTACGTTTTTCCGTGATGTCCTCCCCGTCCCCATAGAGCCGATGCAGTGCGCATGCTCATATCTGCTTCCCTGGGTCGAAATAAGTCACAGAAAAGGTGGcaagtaatattattattttaaataattccCCTCTCTGCAGCGAGTCACTATAATAACACGAGGCTGTTTTCATTGTGAATCGCCAGCTGCTGATCGCTGTCCTGCAGAGCTGTTTTTAAAATTAGATTAGTAGAACATGTGGATGAATCAGTCAAAACCGCTGGctggctctctccctctgctgctgagcCAGTTTAGTTGAATAGCGCCATCATCAGGGGGTCAACGGGGTTGCTAGGCAAGGATTACAAATTGTTTCACCATTCCATACCCTggcctgaaatgaaaaacatccagcagatatttatttttggcagctCATTTCGTTTGTTTGATTCAGTATGACTTGTGAATCCCATACGTTCGTGCTGATCTAAATACAGAGGCACACCTTTTCCACCAAATCATTTAATTGTCTCCTTTTATACAAGTAGTTTGAACTCTCAGCATAGTAACAGCAATACAAGGAAATTCAAATTCCCATTTGTCAAGATCTATCTGCTCGGTGTTGTACTAATATTTACACTATATGTGTGCCCCATGTGGGCTCATTATTGGTATGAACTTTGACCTCTTTGCTTGATGTTTAGTCATTCATCCGGTCTGTGTGATGTTTGTTGTGACAGCTAAAATGCgtcagtattttattgttcattttgatCTGATGCTCAATCTGAATCCTTATTTAGTCAGCAGATGTCACTAGAAACCTTCCACTTAAGTTGGACTTCCGTCATTGCTGCTTTATGACTCTCCATGGCTGAGTAAACTCTGTCAGCCAAGCCTGTTTCATGATGGAAGTGGGACTTCACACACTAATCTAGTGCAGACAGGGCTTTTGAGACGTCGAAATGGCGGTGatcaaatgagaaaaagtaACAATGGCCTCCCCCAAATCCAACTACATTTCTTCTCTACATGTTTCACGTCATTCACTGTGATCAGTGAAGGCCTGGACACATTCTCTATGTCCTACAACTTCATTATCCTCTTATGCCTTATTCACAACAACTcttattgtcttttttaaatttcttggTAGTTTTCACAACCAACTACCCTAAAGTCAGTCCCTTATCTGCTACAACCCTGAAGCAAAAGGGTTGTAACAAAACCTGGCTTTTTGATCCTGGCACATGGACATGAAGCTGCCATGAGAGTTTGCATCATGCGTGTCACTTCTCTGCAATattaagagagaaaagggaactGGCACTGATGGAGAAGACAGATAATGTGGTAGCAGCTGGAGCTTGCTCACACCCTGTTCTGGTCTGAAGGCAGCAAGGCGTGACCATGTCCCTGCTCTGACATGTGGTTCAAGAAAGTCTGACATGTTGATCTACAGACTAGTACCAGTCACAAGCCATCTATTGCCTTAGACCCCAACACTCTGGAGAGACTTCACATTGATTGGGATAAGGTTTAACAAGCTGTGTGatagaaaaaaagaatcttGTGCCAAGTTattcactggatttttttttttttttagctttcaaGGCCCATCAACCCAACAGCAGAAGTTTCACTTTCATGTCAAAGATTCTCGGATACAAATGTCCTGTTGACACGGTTTTGGGAGCCCCATCTGACAAAGTTGTTGTTGGTTGATGTGATTGAGAATAAAGCGATATAACACTCAATACTGTGGGCCCACTGAGAGAGCAACGTGAAAGCTGTGATCAGTATAACCTTTGCTCATTCTTTCGCTGAGCTACTTTCTAGGTGGGGAAGTGATAATGAAATGAGGccattcctcattttgcctGGGATTCGAGAGCCATAACGTTCCAGGGTGATGTTGCACAAGAGAAGGTATCATGAAAGCTGATCGGGTGACATGCACATGCAATGCCCTGCTCCTCCCAGTGGAGGCGTGCTAACATGGCAAAACACTGATATTATTTCCTCAGCATTTGGGGTTGACATTGGTGTCTTAATCCTATGATGAAATAAGGACACATTCCCATAACGAGGGCAAGTGTCCTGATATTTGGCttgatttgatcattttcagatCATACCAATTCACACCTACTTCTGGGATATGGATGCTCATTCTTATAGGGAAAAGGCTAATATAAAATAAGGAGCTTTAACTCACTGTTAAAAgtgatgaatttttttttttttttaaattttatatgcatttctgttttcatttagaGCTTTATTAGCTGACTCCATGACATAGTTTTATGTGTTAAACTTTTTATACTTTCATTCagtacaacaaaaacatctgcaGTACTGTGAACCATCTCTGACTTGTGGGAGTGCTAAGTGAGTATAAAATTGAGGAGTGAGAAACCAACACGTGGTGCAATGCAAAGTGATGTCCTTTGAAGCTGTGAACTTCACTGCACTTCTCTGTAAACCACAGCCTAAAAGTAGACATGTGACCTTcgagataatattttttttttttgtcttctcaaATTGGCAAGTCTTTTTTCAGAGCAGCTAAACTTCTCTTAATAAAGTGCAGTCTTTGTGTGAAGATAACAaaggtttcttttatttttacatctcAGCACAGGTAACAAGAAGAAACATTGAGGGCAAACAGATAGTAAATGGAACTATGTCAGCTACTTTGTTGGAAGTGTAAACGTAGCTTCATACATGATAAACAGCAGATGCATGATCACATGCAGTCATTTTAACTAGAAATATATGCATTAAAAGGAAGTATAATTACTCCCATATAAACCTGTTTACAAGCCATCTTTTCAGATGAGAAGTACATGACTAAGAACATTCTGATATTCTTCTCATatcacgcgcacgcacgcacatacacacacacacccacagaacTGCTACTTCATGCTTTATTTAGTCATTTCTAACATTACTAGTTACTAGCTACTTCTGTGAGTGAAAATGTGTGCTTGTACATGcttatgtatacatgtgtgttggagtatgtgtgtgtgggtgtgtatgcatgtgcaagCACGTGAGCGTCCAGATCAATGCTACTTCAGTTCGAGCCGGTGCTCGCCACGGGCTATGTGGGAGGAAAACTCATAGCGGTCCTGACTGCGGTGGCCGCACACGTTGCACTCCAATGGGTCCCGGAAGCCGTGGCATCCCATGTGGATGGTGAACATGACATAGTCCAGGAAGATCACCCTGCAGTGGCCACAGGGATACACCGCCCCCGGCACCACCCCCGCCTCTCCATCAGCCCTCAGGGGCGGCAGCGGGATGGCTTGGGCGTGGGGGTGTGGGAGCCCATTCTGATTATTTGGCCCCCCAAGCAGGTGCCCTAAGCTGTATATGAGGGGTTGGGAGAGCTGGGAGCTGTCAGAGTGGAATGACTCCATGCTGAGGTGTCCCTGGGGTGCAGGGGCGGTGTGAGGAACACCCGGGGGCGGCAGGCCCAGCTTGTGGCCGTTGGTAAGGGCCACGGGACTGATGTCACTTCGGGTTAAGGGGATGGTGTAGGACCTGTGGGAGGGAGCTGCCTCACTGTCTGGGCCTGCGAGAATGGGCTGTTGCCGATGGTGGGTGTCAGGCCCCGGGGAGCCCGGTGGGGGGTCCATAACGTCAGCTCGGTGGATAAGCTCCCTGTTAAAGCTCAGATCCAGACACACACCATTGTCCCctacatcagagagagagagagcactcaaGACTGGCCAGGAGAACACATCATACTCACCATCTAAGGAAGGCCAATGGAACAAAAACAGTCATTTGTTGCCTTTTAACATGGTATAAAAATTCACATTGAAGTGGCGCTGTTGCCTGTGTCACTGCATCTTCAAACATTTTAGCTGATGATGTTCCTTATATTTGCATTCCTTTGCGTAGCATGCCCCACCTAGTCTGGCACAGCCATTCTCGTGATTTAGTGTGCCTTGCTCATGTCATGAAACAGGATCTGGGCACTTTTGGATTCACATCATATGGAATAGTGAGGGCAATGGTGTGCACTTACAAAAATAGacagcaggtgattggatcaatCACCTGTCTGTCATCAGCTAAACTGTCCAATCAGACCAACAAACCACCAACATCAAATAATAAGAGAGCGCTgaagcaaaataaacaacagtagCTGCTTTTCTATCTCCACTTAGTCATTGATTATTTTTCCCAGATCACCTAAACAGGACAGCCAGGAATACTGTATATCCCTAACATCACCTAAAATTTAGGTGATGATGACAGCTAGATGTGGTATAGGTCCTAAACCACGCTTATAGCTCCTCAAAGGACGCTGACTGGTCCAGCCATTTGGTGGCTTCCAATGGCGCTTTGGTGGTAGTGTGCCCAGATGGTTTCATGGGTCAAATGAAAGCAAACTTGCATGATCAGCCGGCTGTGTGATGTTATGCCCCATCAGTCTTCAGCATGACCTAAGGCTGTAGTCACTAAATCACTTgctcaataaataacaatgtttTAAGATACAACAAAATATGTGTAAGTGTTTACATATACGCGATCAACTCTCTAGAAAGAAATAACATAAGGAACATGATTGGGTTAAGTGTTCGAAGATGCAATGGCAAACGTTCTTTGACacttcaatgtgttttttttataccgTGTCAGGAGGCAGTAAATGGCTGTGTTGACAAGTATTTTGGTAAGACGATTTTTGCCCCGTTTGCCCTCCATAATAATGCTTTATGTACCAACACAGCCTGAGAGCAGCAGTTAAAGTACTTCTTAACAGTGGATGCTGTGGCAAAATGTATGACTCTCAGTGGTCCGCACTTTGGTCTAGAGTACAGTTaatggaggaaaacacacactacCCCCCCACTGAGGCCGTCAAAGGGAAAACCTAAACAGTGAGCTGCAAAGTTCAACATGACAGGTATGCAGGACAAAAGCCTTCAAAGCTGTAGCATCCGAGCGGGTCCTGACCCAGCAGTTGAGCTTCCTGCTTACAACAGTAGAGGCATGAAAGGACGGAGGGTTGAGAGGAAGCAGACAAAGGCTTCTactgcagctgcaccacagACGTAAAGACAGAGAGGCACCTGCTCACGTTTCTCGCCTCTCGCCTGTTTTCTCTCATTGCGGTTTGCAGACATTATTTCTCTTTTCCCCCTGTGGTTGTCAAATTGAAAGATCTCACTTGTCTCATTTGTCAAGCTGATTGAGAGCTGTAGGAGTCCTCAGCCCCTACGCCTATGTTTGCAAGCATTATGAGGTTTGATTCTGAAACTATATGATGATGTTAGGTTTGCTAAACCAGAGAGGCATGAAGTAACTATTGAAAATAGTGGTGTAGACTCATAAAGTTTGGGAAATCGTTATGCCAAGTCAGCCGTTTACTGAAACTGATGTCTTTTGATCATTCAGCACTGGAGCAAATGATctgtttgaattaaaaattaaattaaattaaactggtGTATGATTGTATGACTGTGAGAACGTGCAAGTGCATGCCTCTCTAATGTATATTACATTTTTAGAATATTTAACAGTACCCACCTATAATATAGTTCACAGAGTGAATTTAGGGCAGTGGTCTACCACTCTATGGTGTGGTGCAGGCTATGAGGCCAGTGCTCTCCACTCAGTTCCTGTTTGGCAAGAAATAGAGGTAGCCGACAAAGACATaaatgcagacaaacacatagCTATGACAGATAACTTGAAATTctcctttaaaacaaacaggattTTGGTAATCTGAATCAGCGGAAACATACAACAAGTAGCACAAAGTGTATAGATTCAGCTGGCAAGCGGCAGATAGCAAATAGCTGTCTGATAAAGTTTTAAAAGACATATAGGAGATACAGGAGTAGCAATAGTGATTTCTCATTAAATCATAAACACAGTTAGCATAGGGTAATGAGATAGACAAAATGTCAATCAAATAAAATCTTCCGGACATGCTGTTAAAAAATGTAGTTATACTTCAGTAAAACTGTATGATGCTCAAACTACCACACACCCCATTCATAAAGCCCGTACAGGCTTCAAGCACACCCTCGCATGCACTTTTATCTAACATTTTTCCTCAAGCTGTTTGGTCTTTATATGTGACCTGCTTGTGGCCAGCGCAGCCACAGGCCAGCGCGCGCATGTGAGTTCGGCTGTTCTTACCGGTGAACTTTTGTGGCATTGAACTCTTCCGTTTGGCTACGTTGCTGGCCAGCCTGTCCAGAAGCAGAGCACGCTCAGTGCCCATCTGAGTCCTGGATGTGTGGCCgtcctctgagagagagagagagagagagagagagagagtgagagagagagagaaagagaaagagagagagagagtgagagagtgagcgagGTGGGGGGGATGGGGGTTATGAGGTTATGAACCAAAGTCAAAAACGACTGCAACTACTGCTACAACCCACCCGTTTGATGCAAAACTCATACTGGGAGGAACAAGATATTAATTTGACATCAATCCTTTGATCTCACTTCCTGGTGCTTTTTTACTTCATCAGTGCAGTAGAAGAGACCACAGGATGAGGATGTACTTCCTCACCAGTATGGCACTATCAGGCATAAGCTTACGACATTTGGTGGCCACAGAAACAGCACTGTGAGTGTGTTGCAACTGTCCTTTGCAATCATCAGGTGAAGATTTTGATGTGGAGGGGGGCTGCAGGCCAGGAGCCGAGACAGCTTTAGTTTCCCCTGTGCAGCCACAGACATGAGAAATGGCCTTCATAGCGCAACagctccaaaccacagcagccaTAACCTATTTAACTCTAATGATGGGGTAACAACCATAAGCTCATTAATGTAATGAGGCTATAAAGTAGGATCTGGAGGCAATATAACAGCTTTACTTGTGTGCCTGCTGTGTACATACAAATTAGTTTATGTAGGCTGTGCAGTAGTTAAAATAATAGCTGTGcgttgtgctgtgtgttgcaaGTGTTAGAATGTACCACAGTGGTTAGGCCGAGTGTGTGAATGCTGCTCACCTCTCTCAGTGGGACCTTTGCTTTGAATGTATACATGGcacctctctctgtgctcttcGAGGGAGCTGCGCTGTTTGTAGCTGCGACCGCAGTGGTTGCACTTGAAGGGCTTCTCTACTGCGTGGAGGAGTTTTAGTTTAAGACTCACACATGGCATGTCTGTTTAACAACATCTAAAATGTACAGCAAGTGCATTCGCTTGGAACTTGATTTCATAGGTGAGGTGGCATGGAAAGAAGTGATGGAAAGCAGAGTGAGaagtgtgtctgcaggtgaaGTGTGTGAACGGAAAGTGACTAATGCTCTGCCTTCCCTGAGCAGTGGCCATTGAAAACCCCTTGAGCAAGGTGCTTAAGCCCAAATGTCTCCAAAGGAGGTGTCAGGCAGCTGTACTGGATGTGAATGTACGTAACCTTATGACTGTATGGCAGGCTGTTACTCAGAAACACCATGCATGCTCAGCTTATGTTATCAAGCAAGTTTTAAAGAAAATACCCATTCACAGGTGCATATCAGtgaactgcatgtgtgtgagtgagtgagtgcaggTGGCAAGCTGGTACCAGAGTGGGTGCGCAG of Myripristis murdjan chromosome 1, fMyrMur1.1, whole genome shotgun sequence contains these proteins:
- the LOC115361177 gene encoding zinc finger protein Aiolos-like isoform X2, with protein sequence MISPKFSPVTLLLAYSILREGPVAKWGISYCKSCCVPGVEPKQTFFSTMNTEKHPEFNSLEGDRMTVHSGETDVKPQKEEEEEREDNSCHSTAMECTEDVKSVKTEAEEMEANEQYIKTEEDRENAPKEEAEGASEDGMEEGFDEERTEDDEDEERDGEGDEEGEALNEPQDLSLVDYTRYESSAAAAGTYMSGSAAPRSQPAGKLNCDICGLSCVSINVLLVHKRSHTGERPFHCNQCGASFTQKGNLLRHIKLHSGEKPFKCPICSYACRRRDALSGHLRTHSVEKPFKCNHCGRSYKQRSSLEEHRERCHVYIQSKGPTEREDGHTSRTQMGTERALLLDRLASNVAKRKSSMPQKFTGDNGVCLDLSFNRELIHRADVMDPPPGSPGPDTHHRQQPILAGPDSEAAPSHRSYTIPLTRSDISPVALTNGHKLGLPPPGVPHTAPAPQGHLSMESFHSDSSQLSQPLIYSLGHLLGGPNNQNGLPHPHAQAIPLPPLRADGEAGVVPGAVYPCGHCRVIFLDYVMFTIHMGCHGFRDPLECNVCGHRSQDRYEFSSHIARGEHRLELK
- the LOC115361177 gene encoding zinc finger protein Aiolos-like isoform X3 codes for the protein MNTEKHPEFNSLEGDRMTVHSGETDVKPQKEEEEEREDNSCHSTAMECTEDVKSVKTEAEEMEANEQYIKTEEDRENAPKEEAEGASEDGMEEGFDEERTEDDEDEERDGEGDEEGEALNEPQDLSLVDYTRYESSAAAAGTYMSGSAAPRSQPAGKLNCDICGLSCVSINVLLVHKRSHTGERPFHCNQCGASFTQKGNLLRHIKLHSGEKPFKCPICSYACRRRDALSGHLRTHSVEKPFKCNHCGRSYKQRSSLEEHRERCHVYIQSKGPTEREDGHTSRTQMGTERALLLDRLASNVAKRKSSMPQKFTGDNGVCLDLSFNRELIHRADVMDPPPGSPGPDTHHRQQPILAGPDSEAAPSHRSYTIPLTRSDISPVALTNGHKLGLPPPGVPHTAPAPQGHLSMESFHSDSSQLSQPLIYSLGHLLGGPNNQNGLPHPHAQAIPLPPLRADGEAGVVPGAVYPCGHCRVIFLDYVMFTIHMGCHGFRDPLECNVCGHRSQDRYEFSSHIARGEHRLELK
- the LOC115361177 gene encoding zinc finger protein Aiolos-like isoform X4, with the translated sequence MECTEDVKSVKTEAEEMEANEQYIKTEEDRENAPKEEAEGASEDGMEEGFDEERTEDDEDEERDGEGDEEGEALNEPQDLSLVDYTRYESSAAAAGTYMSGSAAPRSQPAGKLNCDICGLSCVSINVLLVHKRSHTGERPFHCNQCGASFTQKGNLLRHIKLHSGEKPFKCPICSYACRRRDALSGHLRTHSVEKPFKCNHCGRSYKQRSSLEEHRERCHVYIQSKGPTEREDGHTSRTQMGTERALLLDRLASNVAKRKSSMPQKFTGDNGVCLDLSFNRELIHRADVMDPPPGSPGPDTHHRQQPILAGPDSEAAPSHRSYTIPLTRSDISPVALTNGHKLGLPPPGVPHTAPAPQGHLSMESFHSDSSQLSQPLIYSLGHLLGGPNNQNGLPHPHAQAIPLPPLRADGEAGVVPGAVYPCGHCRVIFLDYVMFTIHMGCHGFRDPLECNVCGHRSQDRYEFSSHIARGEHRLELK
- the LOC115361177 gene encoding zinc finger protein Aiolos-like isoform X1, whose translation is MSSCSFKISPKFSPVTLLLAYSILREGPVAKWGISYCKSCCVPGVEPKQTFFSTMNTEKHPEFNSLEGDRMTVHSGETDVKPQKEEEEEREDNSCHSTAMECTEDVKSVKTEAEEMEANEQYIKTEEDRENAPKEEAEGASEDGMEEGFDEERTEDDEDEERDGEGDEEGEALNEPQDLSLVDYTRYESSAAAAGTYMSGSAAPRSQPAGKLNCDICGLSCVSINVLLVHKRSHTGERPFHCNQCGASFTQKGNLLRHIKLHSGEKPFKCPICSYACRRRDALSGHLRTHSVEKPFKCNHCGRSYKQRSSLEEHRERCHVYIQSKGPTEREDGHTSRTQMGTERALLLDRLASNVAKRKSSMPQKFTGDNGVCLDLSFNRELIHRADVMDPPPGSPGPDTHHRQQPILAGPDSEAAPSHRSYTIPLTRSDISPVALTNGHKLGLPPPGVPHTAPAPQGHLSMESFHSDSSQLSQPLIYSLGHLLGGPNNQNGLPHPHAQAIPLPPLRADGEAGVVPGAVYPCGHCRVIFLDYVMFTIHMGCHGFRDPLECNVCGHRSQDRYEFSSHIARGEHRLELK